In Kushneria marisflavi, the following are encoded in one genomic region:
- a CDS encoding ABC transporter substrate-binding protein, translating to MSDPAHAEPMTTASAPGLSRRRLLGAMLALGVMPVPALAGPRPARVVTLFQGATDSAVALGITPVGVVRSWQDPPIYPYLRPALSTSTLVGLETQPSLEDVALLSPTLIVASSFRHERIAPLLEGLAPVVMLSQVYRFRTTLEVMARALGRERQAATLMVQYRARVVALRARLASHFGARWPATVSLIDIRVDQVRSYLPESFAGRVLSDLGFRWNATARDAGGVMIKLGGVESLPALEADVFFVMRHSGSPAVADYARRLMSHPLWQRMQAPRTGQVVEIDAVAWSLSGGILGVLTQLDEIETWLERDEEAS from the coding sequence ATGTCGGACCCGGCCCATGCCGAGCCCATGACCACCGCGTCCGCGCCGGGGCTCTCGCGCCGGCGCCTGCTGGGGGCGATGCTCGCCCTTGGCGTCATGCCCGTACCGGCACTGGCCGGCCCGCGTCCGGCCCGGGTGGTGACCCTGTTTCAGGGCGCCACCGACAGCGCGGTGGCGCTGGGCATCACCCCGGTCGGGGTGGTGCGCTCCTGGCAGGACCCGCCGATCTATCCCTATCTGCGTCCGGCACTGTCGACCTCGACACTGGTCGGGCTCGAGACCCAGCCCAGTCTGGAAGACGTCGCGCTGCTGTCGCCCACCCTGATCGTGGCGTCAAGCTTTCGCCACGAGCGCATTGCCCCGCTGCTGGAAGGGCTGGCGCCGGTGGTCATGCTCTCGCAGGTCTATCGTTTCAGGACCACGCTTGAGGTCATGGCGCGCGCGCTGGGGCGCGAGCGCCAGGCCGCGACTTTGATGGTGCAGTATCGCGCTCGCGTGGTGGCGCTGCGCGCGCGGCTGGCGTCGCACTTTGGCGCGCGCTGGCCGGCCACGGTGTCACTGATCGATATTCGCGTCGATCAGGTGCGCAGCTATCTGCCCGAAAGCTTTGCCGGACGGGTGCTGAGCGATCTGGGCTTTCGCTGGAACGCCACCGCCCGTGACGCCGGCGGTGTCATGATCAAGCTGGGTGGCGTCGAAAGCCTGCCGGCGCTGGAGGCCGATGTGTTTTTTGTCATGCGCCACTCCGGGAGTCCGGCGGTGGCGGATTACGCCCGGCGACTCATGTCTCACCCGCTCTGGCAGCGGATGCAGGCGCCGCGGACCGGCCAGGTGGTTGAGATCGATGCCGTGGCCTGGAGTCTCTCAGGGGGCATTCTGGGGGTGTTGACCCAGCTCGACGAGATCGAGACCTGGCTTGAGCGTGACGAGGAGGCGTCATGA
- a CDS encoding TonB-dependent receptor, which yields MMSGAARFTEVPRRSRTAWGMLSLCCLLPVTAHGAEQDNPESMVITASRVGAEREDSPQVVRILTHEQIQQQRRLTSDSSEILSNLLPSYSPPRQKMTGSGETLRGRTPLVMIDGIPQSNPLRPTGRELHTIDFAMVDHIEVLQGANATNGLGASGGVINIITRRPEPGSFTQHIEAQVTTPTSQLKSETTGYKTTYGFSGNKGKLDYVFSLGYEQQGLYLDGDNKAVGVDNTQGDLMDSRSYDLLAKGGWWFNDDQRLQLSFNHYTVRGQDEYVDVPGDRTRDIATTSERGDPEGEAPYNKVSTTGLTYDDYDLAGMHLNLLAFYQDYKALFGADNSSTFQDPSIAPVGTLYDQSYATTTKYGTKASLTRDDLWDDRLKLTVGFDTLFDSSEQSLRRTDRTYVPKVDYTDLAPFVQLEVTPIEALTLTAGARYEYAHLDVDDYRTVASRGGGVEVAGGSQSFNETLYNAGVVWRPVKHWSLFANYSEGFEIPDVGRALRGISTPGQSADDFENLRPIVTDNIETGVRYDDGRLDAELSYYVSSSDFGSRVTSGPGGQFVMNRQKTEIDGIDATIGYQFTPKHHGSLSYSHMRGRYDSNDDGSLDAKLDGLNVSPDRLIARWSAQWSPEWSSMVQVNHAFDRSFDDSANGWDRDFDGYTLVDAAIGHKLPVGQVNVGLANLFDERYITYYSQSALDSPDAEYMNERYFAGRGRTLTVGYSLKF from the coding sequence ATGATGTCTGGCGCTGCACGTTTCACTGAAGTCCCCCGACGATCCAGAACGGCATGGGGGATGCTGTCACTGTGCTGTCTGCTGCCGGTCACCGCTCATGGCGCCGAGCAGGACAACCCCGAGTCGATGGTCATCACGGCCAGCCGGGTCGGAGCCGAGCGGGAAGACTCTCCTCAGGTCGTGCGTATCCTGACCCACGAACAGATTCAGCAGCAGCGCCGACTGACCTCGGATTCCTCAGAGATTCTCAGCAATCTGCTGCCGTCCTATTCACCGCCGCGTCAGAAGATGACCGGCAGCGGTGAAACCCTGCGCGGGCGCACGCCGCTGGTGATGATCGACGGCATTCCGCAGTCCAACCCGCTGCGCCCGACCGGCCGTGAACTGCATACCATCGACTTTGCGATGGTCGATCACATCGAGGTGCTGCAGGGGGCCAACGCCACCAACGGGCTCGGTGCCAGCGGTGGGGTGATCAACATCATCACCCGCCGACCGGAGCCGGGGTCGTTTACTCAGCACATCGAGGCCCAGGTCACCACGCCAACCTCGCAGCTCAAGTCCGAGACCACCGGCTACAAGACCACCTACGGCTTTAGCGGCAACAAGGGCAAACTCGACTACGTCTTTTCGCTGGGCTACGAGCAGCAGGGGCTCTATCTGGACGGTGACAACAAGGCCGTCGGGGTGGATAACACCCAGGGGGATCTGATGGATTCGCGCAGCTACGACCTGCTGGCGAAGGGGGGCTGGTGGTTCAACGATGATCAGCGGCTACAGCTGAGCTTCAACCACTACACGGTGCGCGGTCAGGATGAGTATGTCGACGTGCCGGGTGATCGTACGCGCGATATCGCAACGACCTCAGAGCGTGGCGATCCGGAAGGGGAGGCGCCCTACAACAAGGTTTCGACCACCGGTCTGACCTATGACGACTACGATCTGGCCGGCATGCATCTGAATCTGCTGGCGTTTTATCAGGACTACAAGGCGCTGTTTGGCGCGGATAACTCGTCCACCTTCCAGGACCCGAGCATCGCGCCGGTAGGTACGCTGTACGATCAGTCCTACGCCACCACCACCAAGTACGGTACCAAGGCCTCGCTGACAAGGGATGACCTCTGGGACGACCGTCTCAAGCTCACCGTCGGCTTCGATACGCTCTTTGACAGCTCCGAGCAGTCGCTGCGCCGTACTGATCGAACCTATGTTCCGAAGGTCGATTACACCGATCTGGCGCCCTTTGTACAGCTGGAGGTGACGCCTATCGAGGCGCTGACGCTAACGGCCGGCGCGCGTTACGAGTATGCCCATCTGGATGTTGACGACTATCGCACCGTGGCTTCCAGGGGAGGCGGTGTCGAGGTGGCCGGCGGTTCGCAGAGCTTCAATGAGACGCTTTATAACGCCGGGGTCGTCTGGCGCCCGGTCAAGCACTGGAGCCTGTTTGCCAATTACTCGGAAGGCTTCGAGATCCCTGACGTGGGGCGCGCGTTGCGCGGTATCAGTACCCCGGGTCAATCGGCCGATGACTTCGAGAACCTGCGCCCGATTGTCACTGACAACATCGAAACCGGCGTGCGCTACGACGATGGCCGCCTCGATGCCGAGCTGAGCTATTACGTGTCGTCGTCGGATTTCGGCAGCCGTGTCACGTCCGGTCCGGGCGGCCAGTTCGTAATGAATCGGCAAAAGACCGAGATCGATGGCATCGACGCCACGATCGGTTATCAGTTCACGCCAAAACATCACGGCTCGCTGAGCTATTCGCACATGCGCGGGCGCTATGACAGCAACGACGACGGTTCGCTGGATGCGAAGCTCGATGGCCTCAACGTCTCGCCGGACCGCCTGATCGCGCGCTGGTCGGCGCAGTGGTCGCCGGAGTGGTCGAGCATGGTGCAGGTCAACCATGCCTTCGATCGCAGCTTTGATGACAGCGCCAACGGCTGGGACCGTGACTTTGACGGCTACACCCTGGTGGATGCCGCCATTGGCCACAAATTGCCGGTCGGGCAGGTCAATGTCGGCCTCGCCAATCTTTTCGATGAGCGCTACATCACCTATTACTCGCAGAGCGCGCTGGACAGCCCGGATGCCGAGTACATGAACGAGCGCTATTTTGCCGGTCGCGGCCGCACGCTAACCGTGGGTTACAGCCTGAAGTTCTGA
- the pepD gene encoding beta-Ala-His dipeptidase gives MNEHLETLAPTHLWRHFRTFCEVPRPSGKEEALAKRLEAWATEKGFEHERDDAGNLLIRKAATLGHEDRPGVVLQGHLDMVSQAAPGVTHDFDRDSIDTEIRDGWLYARGTTLGADNGVGACAALAILEEEGLTHGPLEALMTVEEEASLVGAINLKPGWLKGKYLLNLDSEDEGQVYIGCAGGASVRTKATLPDAPIDGPMETQIISVHGLKGGHSGLDIHLGLGNANRLLSRLLHRLCDHGLRLVDYDGGTMGNAITREARATVAFPAQHHEAVRAQIEQYQTIYREELAGLDDGVTISVESGQAERALSSEDTYRLMGLMHGLPYGVAGMSRSAPGVVETSNNQGIVRLKDSTFSIQLMVRSLRDSTRDELVARIATLMRLTGFEPAINEGYPGWTPEPESELLGRFERVHERVTGEAPEVRVIHAGLECGLIGSKNPGMQMISFGPTIRGAHTPDERVELSAVENFYGVLRAMIEDLAHA, from the coding sequence GTGAACGAACATCTGGAAACACTGGCCCCCACCCATCTTTGGCGTCACTTTCGCACCTTCTGTGAGGTGCCGCGCCCATCCGGCAAGGAGGAGGCACTGGCCAAACGGCTGGAGGCGTGGGCCACCGAGAAAGGGTTTGAGCACGAGCGTGATGACGCCGGCAACCTTCTGATTCGCAAGGCGGCCACGCTCGGCCATGAGGATCGTCCCGGAGTGGTGCTGCAGGGTCATCTGGACATGGTCTCTCAGGCCGCCCCCGGGGTGACCCATGACTTTGATCGCGACTCGATTGATACCGAGATTCGTGATGGCTGGCTCTACGCTCGCGGCACGACACTGGGCGCGGACAATGGTGTGGGCGCCTGCGCAGCACTCGCCATCCTCGAAGAAGAAGGGCTCACGCACGGGCCGCTCGAAGCGCTGATGACGGTCGAGGAAGAGGCCTCGCTGGTGGGTGCCATCAACCTGAAGCCGGGCTGGCTCAAGGGGAAATACCTGCTGAATCTGGACTCCGAAGACGAGGGCCAGGTCTACATTGGCTGCGCTGGTGGCGCCTCGGTACGCACGAAGGCAACCCTGCCGGATGCGCCCATCGACGGCCCGATGGAAACACAGATCATCAGCGTGCACGGTCTCAAGGGCGGTCACTCCGGACTGGATATCCATCTCGGACTGGGCAACGCCAACCGGCTGCTGTCACGTCTGCTGCATCGTCTCTGTGATCACGGCCTGCGCCTGGTCGATTACGACGGCGGCACCATGGGTAACGCCATCACGCGCGAAGCACGCGCCACGGTCGCCTTCCCGGCCCAGCATCATGAAGCGGTAAGGGCACAGATCGAGCAGTATCAGACGATCTATCGCGAGGAACTGGCCGGTCTTGATGACGGCGTGACCATCAGCGTCGAGTCGGGTCAGGCCGAGCGGGCGCTGTCGAGTGAAGACACCTACCGGCTGATGGGGCTGATGCACGGTCTGCCCTACGGCGTGGCGGGCATGAGTCGTTCGGCCCCGGGCGTGGTCGAGACCTCCAACAACCAGGGCATCGTACGGCTCAAGGACAGCACCTTCTCGATTCAGTTGATGGTGCGCTCGCTGCGCGACTCGACCCGCGATGAGCTGGTGGCCCGCATTGCCACCCTGATGCGCCTGACCGGCTTTGAGCCTGCCATCAACGAAGGCTATCCGGGCTGGACGCCCGAGCCGGAATCCGAGCTGCTGGGGCGCTTTGAGCGGGTCCACGAGCGCGTCACCGGCGAGGCCCCCGAGGTGCGGGTCATTCATGCCGGCCTCGAGTGCGGGCTGATCGGTTCGAAAAACCCGGGCATGCAGATGATCTCGTTCGGGCCCACCATCCGCGGAGCTCACACCCCGGATGAGCGTGTGGAGCTCAGCGCGGTGGAAAACTTCTACGGCGTACTTCGGGCCATGATCGAGGATCTGGCGCACGCCTGA
- a CDS encoding tRNA(Met) cytidine acetyltransferase TmcA, whose amino-acid sequence MSDDDINALHQWCQALSAARHRGLLWLSGPSEVVRARAGALLEVLALTEVLWVGASVPDALKPSVEPLVMEKARTRLGTEQDAVVFDAFEGFDPDAFGALSGTVRAGGLLILLTPDSWGEAPDADYARLADDPFEWSSLDARYLARLARLLRADDQVARWIEGQPLVVPQAKREAPTGPVAIEDRDCLSPDQARAVAAITRLRRRRPLVLTADRGRGKSAALGIGAARRLMQGDARILITAPRFSSVAPVFERLAALLPEGAWQDQHFVWQAREVCFVAPDRLMASPQHFGGDGSVLLVDEAAALPASVLHEALRHFPRVVFATTVHGYEGSGRGFALRFRTRLDRLTPQWKALTLETPVRWAKADPLEQSVSRLLALASESPPDDGAAATAYHHRLDRDALSLDETRLEALFALLVQAHYRTSPADLRTLLDGPNIGIETLESAPIAGEGRLLAVAVTVDEGGFDEQLAEQIARGERRPRGHLMAQSLALHGGVIETATHRLRRIMRLAVLPTRQRQGLGRRLVDKVCDGARADDMALLGASLGAEPGLMAFWQRCGLVSVRLGLHPETSTGEYPVMMSRPLSEQGDALQCLLSEALREQLPALLVSELAGLSPAVVAQTLSDHAVVAPGSPMRALAQLERLALGLAPLVPSRHALAWQVHQRLRSCRGAVVPSELITLCGLLWQGRSLAWLAEREGLTGQAQAMFWLRRQARALLDVPASP is encoded by the coding sequence TTGTCCGACGACGATATAAATGCCCTGCACCAGTGGTGCCAGGCCCTGAGCGCCGCCCGTCACCGCGGCCTTTTGTGGCTGTCCGGCCCGTCGGAAGTGGTGCGCGCGCGCGCGGGTGCACTGCTGGAGGTACTGGCGCTGACGGAAGTGCTATGGGTGGGCGCATCAGTGCCTGATGCCCTCAAGCCCTCGGTTGAGCCGCTGGTGATGGAAAAGGCTCGTACCCGGCTCGGCACCGAGCAGGATGCAGTGGTGTTTGACGCCTTTGAAGGCTTTGATCCGGATGCCTTCGGTGCGCTGTCCGGTACCGTGCGCGCCGGCGGGCTGTTGATTCTGCTGACTCCTGACAGCTGGGGGGAGGCGCCGGATGCCGACTACGCCCGTCTGGCTGATGATCCTTTTGAGTGGTCATCGCTTGATGCCCGCTATCTGGCTCGGCTGGCACGCCTGTTGAGGGCCGATGACCAGGTGGCGCGCTGGATCGAGGGACAGCCGCTTGTCGTGCCGCAGGCTAAAAGGGAAGCACCGACCGGGCCTGTGGCGATCGAGGATCGCGACTGTCTGAGCCCGGATCAGGCCCGGGCGGTGGCCGCCATCACCCGGTTGCGCCGGCGCCGCCCGCTGGTGCTCACGGCCGATCGCGGCCGTGGCAAGAGTGCCGCACTGGGCATCGGCGCGGCGCGGCGACTCATGCAGGGCGATGCGCGCATCCTGATCACCGCACCGCGCTTTTCAAGCGTCGCACCGGTCTTTGAACGTCTCGCCGCGCTGCTGCCGGAGGGCGCCTGGCAGGATCAACATTTTGTCTGGCAGGCGCGCGAGGTCTGTTTTGTCGCCCCTGATCGGCTGATGGCAAGCCCTCAGCACTTTGGTGGTGATGGCAGCGTCCTGCTGGTGGATGAGGCGGCAGCCCTGCCGGCCTCGGTGCTGCATGAGGCGCTCAGGCACTTCCCGCGTGTGGTCTTTGCCACCACCGTGCACGGCTACGAAGGTAGCGGTCGTGGCTTTGCCCTGCGCTTTCGTACCCGGCTGGACCGACTCACGCCACAATGGAAGGCGCTGACGCTTGAAACGCCCGTGCGCTGGGCGAAGGCAGACCCGCTGGAGCAGAGCGTCTCCCGGCTGCTGGCGCTGGCCTCCGAGTCACCGCCTGATGACGGCGCTGCCGCAACCGCTTATCACCATCGCCTGGATCGCGACGCGCTCTCACTTGATGAAACGCGCCTTGAAGCCCTGTTTGCGCTGCTGGTGCAGGCGCACTACCGCACCTCTCCGGCGGATCTGCGTACCCTGCTGGATGGCCCGAATATCGGTATCGAAACGCTGGAGAGCGCGCCGATCGCCGGCGAGGGCCGGCTGCTGGCAGTGGCGGTGACGGTTGATGAAGGCGGGTTTGACGAGCAGCTGGCAGAACAGATTGCCCGCGGTGAGCGCCGCCCGCGCGGCCACCTGATGGCGCAGTCACTTGCCCTTCATGGCGGGGTGATCGAGACCGCCACCCATCGACTGCGGCGCATCATGCGTCTGGCCGTGCTGCCCACGCGCCAGCGCCAGGGGCTGGGGCGGCGGCTGGTCGACAAGGTGTGTGATGGCGCGCGCGCTGACGACATGGCGCTTCTCGGCGCGAGCCTGGGGGCGGAGCCCGGGCTCATGGCGTTCTGGCAGCGCTGCGGCCTTGTGAGCGTGCGTCTGGGGCTGCACCCGGAAACCTCGACCGGTGAGTATCCGGTCATGATGAGTCGGCCCCTGAGTGAGCAGGGCGATGCGCTGCAGTGCCTTTTGAGCGAGGCCCTGCGCGAGCAGCTGCCGGCGCTGCTGGTCTCTGAGCTTGCCGGTCTTTCGCCGGCGGTGGTGGCGCAAACGCTGTCGGATCATGCCGTCGTGGCGCCGGGCTCTCCCATGAGGGCCCTTGCGCAGCTCGAGCGGTTGGCGCTCGGGCTGGCGCCGCTGGTACCGAGCCGCCACGCGCTGGCCTGGCAGGTGCATCAACGGCTTCGGTCCTGCCGTGGCGCGGTGGTGCCCTCCGAACTGATCACCCTGTGCGGGCTTTTATGGCAGGGGCGCTCGCTGGCCTGGCTGGCCGAGCGTGAAGGGCTGACCGGACAGGCACAGGCAATGTTCTGGTTACGCCGTCAGGCGCGTGCGCTGCTGGACGTTCCGGCATCACCCTGA
- a CDS encoding VTT domain-containing protein encodes MLDFVLHLDQHLLSLVEHHGVWVYGLIFAVIFCETGLIIMPFLPGDSLLFITGAIAGSGHLDPWTAGTVIAMAALVGDNLNYWIGRLYGTRLFNERSRWLRREHLARTEAFYAHHGGKMVMLARFVPLVRTFAPFVAGIGHMPWVVFTGFSLLGALLWTGILVSLGYFLGNVPLLRDHLEVTILGVAVVMALPVVLRLLRRRK; translated from the coding sequence TTGCTCGATTTTGTTCTGCATCTGGATCAGCACCTTTTGAGCCTGGTCGAGCATCACGGTGTGTGGGTTTACGGCCTGATATTTGCGGTTATCTTCTGTGAGACCGGACTGATCATCATGCCCTTTTTGCCCGGCGACTCGCTGTTGTTCATCACCGGCGCCATTGCCGGAAGCGGTCATCTTGATCCCTGGACGGCCGGTACCGTCATTGCTATGGCCGCACTTGTTGGCGACAACCTCAACTACTGGATCGGGCGGCTCTACGGTACGCGGCTTTTCAACGAGCGTTCGCGCTGGCTGCGTCGCGAGCACCTGGCTCGAACCGAGGCCTTCTACGCCCACCACGGCGGCAAGATGGTCATGCTGGCACGCTTTGTACCGCTGGTACGCACCTTTGCCCCGTTCGTGGCCGGTATCGGCCACATGCCCTGGGTCGTCTTTACCGGCTTCAGCCTGTTGGGCGCGCTGCTCTGGACCGGCATTCTGGTCTCGCTGGGCTATTTTCTGGGCAATGTGCCGCTGCTGCGCGATCATCTGGAAGTGACCATTCTGGGGGTGGCGGTCGTTATGGCGCTGCCGGTCGTCCTGCGGCTGCTGCGTCGGCGAAAATAA
- the sstT gene encoding serine/threonine transporter SstT translates to MSASSDHRSSRASLPRLGLIPQILIGIVAGTLLALWAPGTAQSLAILGDLFISALKAIAPILVFVLVMAAIAAHQRGRPTQVHGVLGLYLVGTLVAALVAVVASFAFPTTLAIDAPPADGAPPSDIIEVLRNLALSAVDNPINALVEANFIGILAWAVGLGLLLRKASDTTRNALGDLSDAVSGLVRFIIRFAPLGIFGLVANTLADTGLGELANYAHLLAVLLGCMAFVALVTNPLIVFAYTRKNPYPLVFACLRGSAITAFFTRSSAANIPVNMALCERLNLHRDTYSVSIPLGATINMSGAAITITVMTLAAAHTLGLGVDFLTAFLLCVVSALAACGVSGVAGGSLLLIPMAASLFGISADVAMQIVAVGFVISVLQDSTETALNSSTDVLFTAAACRSPGAQRRLDDEAYDETA, encoded by the coding sequence ATGTCCGCCAGCTCCGATCATCGCTCTTCTCGAGCATCACTGCCCCGTCTGGGGCTGATTCCGCAGATCCTGATAGGTATCGTCGCCGGCACGCTGCTGGCCCTCTGGGCGCCGGGTACCGCGCAGTCCCTTGCCATACTCGGTGATCTTTTCATCAGCGCATTAAAGGCGATCGCACCGATTCTGGTCTTTGTGCTGGTCATGGCAGCGATCGCCGCGCACCAGCGCGGCCGGCCGACGCAGGTGCATGGCGTCCTCGGGCTCTATCTGGTCGGGACTTTGGTGGCCGCACTGGTGGCGGTCGTGGCGAGCTTCGCCTTTCCAACAACGCTTGCGATCGACGCCCCGCCCGCCGACGGCGCACCGCCCTCCGATATCATCGAGGTGTTGCGCAACCTCGCGTTGAGCGCCGTCGATAATCCGATCAACGCGCTGGTAGAGGCCAATTTCATCGGCATTCTTGCCTGGGCGGTGGGCCTGGGGCTGCTGCTGCGCAAGGCGAGCGATACCACCCGCAACGCGCTGGGTGATCTGTCTGACGCGGTCTCGGGGCTGGTGCGCTTTATCATCCGCTTCGCACCGCTGGGCATCTTCGGCCTCGTGGCCAACACGCTCGCCGATACGGGCCTTGGCGAACTCGCCAACTACGCTCATCTGCTGGCCGTGCTGCTGGGCTGCATGGCGTTCGTGGCGCTGGTGACCAACCCGCTCATCGTATTCGCCTATACGCGCAAAAACCCTTATCCGCTGGTCTTCGCTTGCCTGCGCGGCAGCGCCATTACCGCCTTTTTCACCCGCAGCAGCGCGGCCAACATTCCGGTGAACATGGCACTGTGTGAACGCCTCAACCTGCATCGCGATACCTACTCGGTGTCGATCCCGCTGGGCGCGACGATCAACATGTCCGGTGCGGCCATCACGATCACCGTCATGACGCTGGCCGCGGCGCATACACTGGGGCTGGGCGTCGATTTCCTGACGGCGTTTCTGCTCTGCGTGGTCTCGGCCCTCGCGGCCTGCGGCGTATCCGGAGTAGCTGGGGGCTCGCTGCTGCTGATTCCGATGGCGGCCAGCCTGTTCGGCATTTCCGCTGACGTCGCGATGCAGATTGTCGCTGTTGGCTTTGTCATCAGCGTGCTGCAGGACTCCACGGAGACCGCCCTCAACTCCTCTACCGACGTGCTCTTCACCGCCGCGGCCTGTCGCTCCCCGGGAGCTCAACGGCGTCTGGACGATGAAGCCTACGACGAGACGGCCTGA
- a CDS encoding SIMPL domain-containing protein — protein MHIRSALVLGSFLAVGMIWGGSYIGKAAETWRDAGRSVTVKGLSEREVPADMALWPLHYTVTANDLDALQRELTTQSTRIRDFLTRSGFDASSITVTSPQVTDRFANLYGADRPDERYQGEATVLLRTPKVEGVKQAMPRTGELVSEGVVLSPNYDYRTEFLFTGLDALKPEMIGEATADARSAAQQFARDADSHVGTIKNASQGYFSIEDLDSYTPDIKRIRVVTTIDYTLEK, from the coding sequence ATGCATATACGCAGTGCCCTTGTTCTGGGCAGTTTTCTGGCCGTGGGCATGATCTGGGGCGGCAGCTATATAGGCAAGGCCGCCGAGACCTGGCGCGATGCTGGACGCAGCGTGACCGTCAAGGGGCTTTCAGAACGCGAAGTGCCGGCTGATATGGCACTCTGGCCGCTTCACTATACCGTGACGGCCAACGATCTGGATGCGCTACAGCGTGAGCTGACGACGCAGTCAACGCGTATCAGGGACTTCCTCACGCGCAGCGGATTCGACGCAAGCAGCATTACCGTGACCTCTCCGCAGGTCACCGACCGCTTCGCCAATCTTTATGGTGCCGATCGTCCCGATGAGCGCTATCAGGGGGAAGCAACGGTGCTTTTACGCACTCCGAAGGTCGAGGGCGTCAAGCAGGCAATGCCCCGAACGGGAGAGCTGGTCAGTGAGGGCGTGGTGCTTTCGCCCAATTATGACTATCGCACCGAGTTTCTCTTTACCGGGCTTGATGCCCTGAAGCCCGAAATGATTGGAGAAGCCACGGCAGATGCCCGCAGTGCGGCGCAGCAGTTTGCCCGGGATGCCGACAGCCATGTCGGTACCATCAAAAACGCAAGCCAGGGTTATTTTTCGATCGAGGATCTCGACAGCTATACCCCGGACATCAAACGAATACGGGTGGTCACCACGATCGATTACACGCTTGAAAAATGA